Proteins encoded by one window of Candidatus Poribacteria bacterium:
- the ruvA gene encoding Holliday junction branch migration protein RuvA, with the protein MIAFIKGILERKEPNRVIIDVNGIGYEILIPISTYEGLPSVGDPVKLYTHQLVRENEMSLFGFLTEDELAVFRLVLTVSGAGPKAALGILSKISPAQFRSAILKEDVGTLKSAPGIGSRTAQRLILELKDKVQSLPETEGEIEREADRIAQAIAALVELGSNRRVAESAVYQASQILGREARVEEIIRLALRFVV; encoded by the coding sequence ATGATAGCTTTCATCAAGGGGATTCTCGAACGAAAGGAACCGAACAGAGTCATAATAGACGTCAACGGGATCGGTTATGAGATACTGATCCCGATATCCACCTACGAAGGGCTTCCAAGCGTGGGAGATCCGGTTAAGCTGTATACGCATCAGCTCGTCAGGGAGAACGAGATGTCGTTGTTCGGATTCCTGACGGAGGACGAGCTGGCTGTCTTCAGGCTGGTATTGACCGTTTCGGGAGCGGGCCCGAAAGCCGCTTTAGGGATATTGTCGAAGATAAGCCCGGCTCAGTTTAGATCGGCCATTCTGAAGGAAGATGTAGGGACGCTGAAATCAGCCCCCGGAATCGGCTCCAGAACGGCTCAGAGGCTGATATTGGAACTCAAGGATAAGGTTCAATCCCTTCCTGAGACCGAGGGCGAGATCGAGAGGGAGGCGGACAGAATAGCTCAGGCGATAGCAGCCCTCGTGGAGTTGGGATCAAATCGAAGGGTGGCCGAAAGTGCCGTCTATCAGGCGAGCCAGATTCTGGGCAGAGAGGCCAGAGTTGAGGAGATCATAAGGCTGGCGTTGAGATTTGTCGTCTGA
- a CDS encoding HD domain-containing protein, which translates to MRRMTDLLRAGKKTKREDVGATEVEEKPATEKAEEAKAPSRFHSALNLIREACSRDEIVPELWRRITAAAEAVLEDVLISPETAMDFILNATIEVESYVHIHMLNLSILSSLIWKELGGGEVATVCAIGMIHDIGIFDLPWDLIHGGPISDPDSRRSIEEHPRHTLRRLEPLKGTIPDEMIRAVYQEHERIDGSGYPEGVGGEEITPLGKIIQVADLFEAITHPRPYREKHMEPFEAMCHIVGEVKEGRLDREVVKRFIDLVSMYPVGSFVELSDGRIGKVISANRGAPFRPRVAFEEETEIIDLMERPDLYIRRQISTPAL; encoded by the coding sequence ATGAGACGTATGACCGACTTGCTGCGGGCGGGGAAAAAAACGAAACGGGAGGACGTGGGGGCAACGGAGGTGGAGGAGAAGCCGGCGACAGAGAAGGCGGAGGAAGCGAAAGCTCCTTCCCGATTCCATTCCGCATTGAACCTCATTCGTGAGGCCTGCTCGAGGGATGAGATCGTTCCGGAGCTTTGGAGGAGAATCACCGCCGCCGCCGAAGCCGTTCTCGAAGATGTCTTGATCTCGCCTGAAACGGCCATGGATTTTATCCTCAACGCCACCATCGAGGTCGAATCATACGTCCACATACATATGCTTAACCTCTCGATACTTTCCTCCTTGATCTGGAAGGAGTTAGGCGGCGGCGAGGTCGCGACGGTCTGCGCTATCGGTATGATTCACGACATCGGTATCTTCGATCTGCCATGGGATCTGATCCACGGCGGACCGATATCCGATCCGGACTCCAGAAGATCGATAGAGGAACACCCCCGTCATACGCTTAGAAGGTTGGAACCTCTGAAGGGAACGATACCGGATGAGATGATAAGAGCCGTCTATCAAGAGCACGAGCGGATCGACGGATCGGGATATCCGGAGGGCGTGGGAGGAGAGGAGATCACCCCTCTGGGCAAGATCATACAGGTCGCCGACCTCTTCGAGGCGATTACCCATCCCAGACCTTATAGAGAGAAGCATATGGAGCCCTTCGAAGCGATGTGTCATATCGTAGGAGAGGTTAAGGAGGGGAGACTCGATAGGGAAGTGGTCAAGCGGTTTATAGATCTGGTTTCCATGTATCCGGTGGGAAGTTTCGTCGAGCTGAGCGATGGCAGGATCGGTAAGGTTATATCCGCCAACAGGGGAGCACCGTTCCGACCGCGGGTGGCGTTTGAGGAAGAGACGGAGATAATCGATCTCATGGAGAGACCGGATCTATATATCAGACGACAAATCTCAACGCCAGCCTTATGA